The genomic interval TACATGAATGTccaattttaacattttcatgttatttttttgacatattttttattattacaatttttgcaTCACAATTTATGACAACTAGCTTTATGGAAGCACAAGAAGACTATTGTATCTACAATTTCAAGTTTTAGAAACTAGAATGAGTTTTGGAAGGACATGATACCAATAAAATTGGATCTTTCatataaaaggaagaacaaatttttcttcttaattttttttatcttccatgTTGAAATAAGTAAATTTATGACTATAAGATGAAAAGACAAAGGAAGGCAGACATGCTCAGAAAAGGAGAAAgccgtttaaaaataaataaaagattgttaCGAAATAGTCGTGTCCatgaaaagcaaaaattataaattcctACAAAAACTATTAGTTACATGAATGAACATTAAAAAGATTCaacgtaatttatttttaaacatattttgCTTTAAAACTTTTCAAGAATCTATttgattaacaaaattattactttgtaTCCAACTTtagtagataaaaattattttatcgtagcATTCTTGTTTAACATATCTTTGTTTGTATATGTTtagtaagaataatataacagTAATATATAGCTTTAagtcataaaattaatatataagacGACTAGgacttattaaaattattatatgaagATATTATAAGACTTCTGACttcataatatatttagtaaattatatctagtaaattatatgtatgtatgtatacgtttgtatgattatatgtttataattatataattattactattatttgtATGAAATTAAAAGTCTTACAGGACCTACAGAAAAcgcaaattataatttattttctatcattttttaaacgtttgtAAATTATGAAGTTTTCGTGATATACTTATAGCcatttaaaacaatttttactatgtaattatacaattaGTTAGAATCGAAGTAAAACacaagatattaatattttttatcatcgtagaataaacataatatattgttaaaagCAATCAACAAAAGAACACAATAAAATGAATGTTACGTTATGCAGTGCTCTAAGTATTCTattgcatacatacgtatagtaTGTGTCATATACATcttgaaacaattaaaaagtatGAATAAGCTAGATATCTTTATAAAGATTTTAACAATAACtgtatataatgtatcaacaataatgataattacagATGTATAACGTCAGCAATCAGCACCAAAATAATTAACTGAAATAACTTTGATTTGATTAAAAAGTACCTATGTATAATATAGGTAGATTATAGCTTATATGTAAGCACTGCTGGATGTACCTTACAAAGGTttgattaagaaaatatttaagagTCATAGGATTTGTGTTAGTAGTCTCCCTTTCTGTTtatttgtctgtctctcctcattcttttcttttctattttggTTATTCCATGTAagtattttttcttgaaagtAACATTATCGTTATCCCAAAAATAGATAGATCGCTTTTAACTTTagtatttcctttttccaatTGATTGTGTTGGGTCTACTGTatatgagaaaatatattcacatCTATTGCTgcttgttttataaatatacaaggAATATATGAGTATTTGGTGCAAAGAAGTATCGATGACttaaatttttgaaaactATAATTACAATTCTACTTTGTGTTTTCATGCTCgcaatattatttcgttattccCACAAAGAACATTTTGCATTACACAAAGTACATCtgaatttgtaattaaaaataattacataatcaCAAAAATACGCTCTGGATAGCACatttttccatttaaacgTGATAACAGTTTTTCGTGTCATATAATTTGATTTGTTTAGGAAAGCGTATATACTTGCAAGTTCACTGAAGCAGTGCAGAAATATCccatattttaattaagcGATCTTGTCCGATAGTCAATAATCTTCGACGTGGAGCATCTAAATCCATTCCAATAATACTATGCTTCGCATCGTGAAATGATGCAAGAGATGTTTGGCTgtacgaagaaatatatagcaGTTAGGTTACAATTCTGTATTACATATACCGCTAATACCCACTTGGCAGCTTTAAGTTGAATATGGCATGGATCGCACACTCGAACTTCAAATTCAAATCCCATGGATGGGATCGGTGTTCTTTGAGAAGTGCAACGAGCGCACAAAGCGCGACCACAATGACGACAATGATGTTGCCTTAAGCCTATCTGACGCTGATCCATCATTGCTTTTATATTCCAGAAAAATGGTCTCCCACAGGCCTGTACACGATAAAAATTCTAGACGTAATCTATgatcatataaatttatgggtcgtataacataaataatatacaaacatactTGACATGTATCGGATTCAACCCAAGGTGCTGTTTCTCTCCTATTTGCAGCCATATCCCAACAAACAATCACTGCATCTTCTCCCCCAGATAGCAATACACGTTCTGTACTTGCATAGCAAAGTGCTGTTACTTTGTtactgaaatatttatatttctagaTATAGAAGACATTTACAAGAAAggtaaagaagagaatataaaCTAAATTTTATACGTTGTAAAACAAATTCAACGTTCTATGACggcatataaatgtattatcatAAAACTACTTGTAATTATTCTATCTTATGTATTAGAGTTACTTTAGCTTACTGATGGCCTTGAAGTTCATATGCTGTGCCTTGACGTCCTCCAATATCCCACACTATAATACTTTGATCAAAACTGCCGGAAAACAGAAGCTGCTTCTCAGAATCCCATGCTAAAGTATGAATACTTCCTGTATGTGCTTTCAGCATGGTAATGAAAGTAACACCGTTAGTATCCAATTTTAACATTGCTATTTGTCCAGAATAATCTCCCACAAAAGCGTGTTTAGATTGTGCATCAAATCTGAATTAGTTAAgctaatatataaatgcaaacgtttattaactaaaatatgatatgttacacattattaaaacatacgaaaaaacaaattgaagaAAGGATACTGTAGAGCAGTATACCATGCATCCGTTTGATATGATCCTAATTTCCTTCCAGTATTGGAACAatgtaattgaaataatttatcacgGCCTATGCTCAATACCCACTCGCAATTTGGCGCATATATAACTCCAGAGACTCTTGCCTGATGTGCTAAATATTCGCGCATACCAGTCATACGATTATAATCTTGCTCCAAAACAAATTCctaaaattatgaattttacaAAGCACAAAATATTACTTCTTAAAAAGACATTTCTTAAATCCCTGTatcacatacatttatatttccattttcaaGTCCAACAAATAATTGCCTTGTTTCTACGCAGTAATGCATAGAAGTTGCACCAACAGCCATGTATTGGCAAACGCTTGGCCAATAGTGGCCAGAATCTCGTTTCAGCCATACTCTGACGGTTCTGTGAAAACAATAAACTTGTCtcatctatataaatttatttaaaaataataaagatcatACCGAAgaatatagataaagaaatacaaatatgATACAAAGTGagttttctaataaaaaacagaagatccgataaattgataatataattaacatagaATGTTACATGGTATgctacataaaaaataatgaatgaataaataaataatttaatttataaatattaaccgATAATTACGAGTTTTGTTGTCAAGCGacaataattaaaactataaatacaaaagaaaatgataaaaaagaaacaatatgaGAACTAATTAAATCAACCATATTATAATACGGGCAGATAAGTTGTCAGACCGTAGAATACATAAGCGTCACGTACCTGTCATCGCAAACGCTAATTACACCGTCTTCCCGCGGGATGATTATAGCCGCGTTAACGTCATCGTTACAGCCTTCTAATTTCGACAAAAGTACGGGCTTACGACTGGAACTAAACTTATCATGATTCCCTCCGGGCGCGGGTTTTATTTCTGCTGCCATTTCAAAATCAAAGTAGTAACCTTATAAATGCGAATGTCATTTGACAGTTGCCGGACTTCGACGTTATTCACAATTTATGAATCGTCATAAAGTTGGAAGATAAAATTCGAAGCTATGTGACGGCAGAGATCCTGCCGgtatattttagaaaagcacattatattttagaaaagcGCCCTACGGTAAAGTCGATTGCGTTCTAATCGACAATGATCTCCGTTCACAGGCgggaaaatatcaatattcaaTATCTTTCAATCCTGTATATTCAATACTACTTATCTagaagtggaaatctaaaaaattatgtaaactCTGATGCTACGTGATGCCTTAAAATGTTTGCGACGATGGTTTAAGATGACTTCGTTGCTCTTTCATTCCATTTTCCGTTAAAAAGTAAACAAGATATAAACTCATCTATTTCCTTATAggaaaaaattcgaataattattgGTACGAGGCATACAAATTTAATCATTTGTTGTTATTCAACGTCAAGATACATCAGCaatgtctttttcttcattcgaggataaatttttatcttctacCACCTGCTTACACTTGTGTGAGATTATATTACCGAGGCAACAAAACTAATCAAGAATTGCCATCATTTGCCACGATCCAGAAAGGATCGTTTGGCATGGCGGCAAAGAACCTGTTCTGTTTAGTTCACTTCAACTTATTATAAGTAGTGATCAGTAGTTATTATCATGACTCGTTTTTTCGCTTACGTAACTATATATTGCATTCCTATCAAggtgaattttttatatcggtCGTATCAGTCTGTATCGTGGTGAACTTCGAAAAGATTAATCGTATGAGGATCAACGCGAAAGTGAAGtagaaacgtaaaaaagagTATAGAATATTAGTTTGACAGTTACGATCGAACCGCCCGAACGAAACGTAAACAATCACCATGGCAAAGTACGAGAAGATTGCGTAATCGTAGTATTATCTAATTATAGTATTGCACGGctaattttaattcaatgaTAATGGTTTGCTCACTTTTGACATGCTGTTGTGAATGAATggatttatatgtgtatgtgtgtctgtgtacaTGTGTACATCTTAAGTTCatgaattcattatttttctctgaTAATGTCTCTCtttaaatctttaatatttgttaaagaaaatggTGACTTTAAACTCGTGTGAGTCTTTCTACGTTTAATGATATCACAAATTTATTAGATGATGATATCTTTACTAATAAATCGCAAGcatgtaatattttatgtaataaaataatacgttAATTTAGAGTCTTGTTTTTATGTATTAGTatcatatgtacgtaataaaagtattattgaCCTTTCTAAATATTCTACTTAGAATACGTTCTAATCATTCTTATCATACAAGTATACGTTACAtgcttttataaattaaaattttataacaactgtagatttgttttaaaatttacAAGCCTTTACTTGTAGGGAAATGATGATAGTTTTTGTCTTTGACACATCAAGATGttgtaaagaagaagatgatccTGCAGAAGCAGTTATGTACTTCCATCCAGCATGGGTATCACCTACTCAAAGACTTGCTTTAGCAGGCCAATTGATGGGTGTTAATCAGTTTTTAGCAACATCATTTTCTCCACCACATTCAATTTCACTGCAAGGtggaaaatttgttttcaaaaAGTTTGGTCAATATATACTTGTAAGTAATTTTCAATGTGTTTTCACTTTATCAACACTTACTAGAATAAAGTATTCTTAGACTTTGTGATGTTTAACaatctattaataattccAGGCAGTAGGAACAGACAGGAATATACATGATTGGGTTTTAGAAAGAAGAGCAAACACCTTGGAatcaatattgaaattttttcactGCGATCTTGTAAAAATATCAGAATCTTTCaataatgatagaaacaaatttacTGAGAAACTATATCAAATGTTTGAAACTTACTTACCAATTCTTCAATACAGTgccaatttattttctaatattcctGTTATTAAACTTCCAAAGGTTGATAcaaattcaaattatatagaatactTTTTAGGACGGAATAGatcagatataaatattttatacttacaGAGTGccagtaatatatttttggaaGCAATACAAATTTTACAGTATTGTCAAGAGACAAATGGAATTATGGGTGGTGCTCTATTTTACAATAACAAGTATAGGAaagcataaaatattattttataatagaaattatagaaataataattgtgtTAATGTCATTATTCCAGGGTAGTTGCAACACAATTGAGTGCAGATTTAACtaaacaaattgttataatGGATCCATATAGAATAAAGGTATAATGTTTTTCAaagcatttatatattttaatatttatgttacAAACAGACTAACAATAATTTGGAACTATTAGGCACCTGCAGAGAGAGTAGATACAGAATTTCATTTGCCCGTGGGAGTTCAACTACTACGAGTATACAtacaagaaaaacaatatactAAATTAGTACAGGAAGCAAATAATGAACGttattttaattcgtatttaGATTCCATGgcacaaaaattttcttctcagAAAAAGGTACAATTAGATTTAAatgtatacttatttatatattttaatatacacgcacacatatacacgcgtatatacacacatacacgtgcacatatatatcatacatacatacattatatatatttacagacCATGCGTAAGAACAGTATGAAAGAACCACATCTAACAAAACGCGACACATCACGAATTTTTACGGTACCTGAAGAAGGGGAGTTAGAACCAATGCACTGCAATAATGGTGCGACTagtatttcttctcttcctattACTGCATATAGTTCACCAGTGAAGCGTAAACAAGAGTATAAAATAGAAGGATACGAATGTACGAATCCACAAACACCAAGCGTTTGTTCTACGCCTCTTAAAGATGTAAATAGAGTTCTACATGGATCAGCAGTTTTAATATGCAATATGAATGATAATGCagatatttcaaaagaaaaagaagtaaaagagttaaaagaaataaaggaaaatatggATGATATACCAGATGTTGTCAAAGAAGCACTTCGTTgtaaacatttaaataaactaAGGAATCCTTCTACCAGAAGAAAATCATGGAGAAGCAAAGACTTGATCAAAAGAAGTTTAAGCACATCTGATTTAGAAGCTTCTTTAGATAAGATTTCTCCTGATATACCACTTAGAACATATACATTAGGATTAccaaagttaaataaaaatttgcataTTAATTATGACATTGACATGTTGCCAAATAAATTGTcagagaaaaacatttttcatacAATAACTGATCCATGTTATCCAGTGTTCCGTTCTGATGGATTACCTGTTTCGCAGGCACTGTATGAACAATATATAGCTTCGCATTATGAAGAACTTAAAGATGATAGTactacaattaataattatactgACAATCGTTTTCTTAATTTATCGGATTCCTTAAATAAACTGTCTAAAACTAATAACGAAAGTGCTGCTggagatataaagaaagatgaaactgCTGCATCTTTTAATATGGAACTTGATAACAAAAGTAAACAAGAATCTAATAGAAAAGCCATGAGTTTACCTTTGAAACCATTAAATATTTTGGATAATGATGACAAACGTAAATCAGAACCCGAATGTAATAACGAATACAATTTAttgcagaaaagaaaattagaaggCTTACAATTAACACCTCTTATGTCTAAATTGACCTTACTTGCTGATGAACGAACCAGTGGTTTTTGCAGTAAAGAAACAACACCTAGTGAATTTCGTGATATATTTGGATTTTCTTCTGCAACGAATCAGTTATTGAAACAGAAATTAGAAGCGGTAAGTAAGGAAACGgataaagagaatgaaagtaaATTGGATGAAAGTGAATGCATCGGTGCTACTAAAGATGAAAGTAATATAGTACAAATTGAATTATTCCTTTGTGGACATCAAAATATGGTCTTGGTTTTATTAATGGAAAATGGAACTGCTAACAATCCAGATTTAATACATTCTCTTGTAAGTCACTTCTTACATATTcataaattgtattaattgatataacgcttattgatatttaattatttctgttATAGTGGCAGACTTGTATCAAGACACTTGGCAGACTTGAATCTCAATTGCAACAATGTTTAGATCCCCTTCCatcaaacgaaaataaagaattatatagCATTTTGAGTGTTGATGCAGAGTGGGATACAATACATCGTTCTGGACTTTGGGGAGTTACAGAATTGGATATAGTATCATGTCTTCATGATAGATTCAAACAAGCCAGTAATCTTACTGACGTTATTGTTCGGTGAGTTGAAgtaatttttaagttttttaattaatttttaagtttttttattaataaagaaagtatataGGAAAGCAACAAGAGCATCATAAAATTGTGATATATcgagtatattttctattgtacATTATATAGGACTGAAGATGCTGTTGTTTTTGGTAATCAATGTGGACAGATAGAAGTATTTTATCAACAAGCAGTAGCTCCAAATATATCAGGGGGTCTTCCAACACCAGCAGATTTAATGGGAACTATATCTTTAAAAGCTAAACGTAGACTTGAAAGAGACCATGGAATTGTATTACTAtaaagttaaattattttagcaaatttatgatttttaaagtgatatataaatttaattctctatttattaacattaaataGAGTCCtctaaaatgattttattaagtattatatgtacatagattttttaaggtaaattattataagtaaattcatatattgaGTCATTGACATATCTGAAGCCTAGCTTATTCGTACGAGAACGTAATGA from Vespula vulgaris chromosome 11, iyVesVulg1.1, whole genome shotgun sequence carries:
- the LOC127067644 gene encoding WD repeat and FYVE domain-containing protein 2 encodes the protein MAAEIKPAPGGNHDKFSSSRKPVLLSKLEGCNDDVNAAIIIPREDGVISVCDDRTVRVWLKRDSGHYWPSVCQYMAVGATSMHYCVETRQLFVGLENGNINEFVLEQDYNRMTGMREYLAHQARVSGVIYAPNCEWVLSIGRDKLFQLHCSNTGRKLGSYQTDAWYTALQFDAQSKHAFVGDYSGQIAMLKLDTNGVTFITMLKAHTGSIHTLAWDSEKQLLFSGSFDQSIIVWDIGGRQGTAYELQGHHNKVTALCYASTERVLLSGGEDAVIVCWDMAANRRETAPWVESDTCQACGRPFFWNIKAMMDQRQIGLRQHHCRHCGRALCARCTSQRTPIPSMGFEFEVRVCDPCHIQLKAANQTSLASFHDAKHSIIGMDLDAPRRRLLTIGQDRLIKIWDISALLQ
- the LOC127067638 gene encoding uncharacterized protein LOC127067638 isoform X2, encoding MAKEMMIVFVFDTSRCCKEEDDPAEAVMYFHPAWVSPTQRLALAGQLMGVNQFLATSFSPPHSISLQGGKFVFKKFGQYILAVGTDRNIHDWVLERRANTLESILKFFHCDLVKISESFNNDRNKFTEKLYQMFETYLPILQYSANLFSNIPVIKLPKSASNIFLEAIQILQYCQETNGIMGGALFYNNKVVATQLSADLTKQIVIMDPYRIKAPAERVDTEFHLPVGVQLLRVYIQEKQYTKLVQEANNERYFNSYLDSMAQKFSSQKKTMRKNSMKEPHLTKRDTSRIFTVPEEGELEPMHCNNGATSISSLPITAYSSPVKRKQEYKIEGYECTNPQTPSVCSTPLKDVNRVLHGSAVLICNMNDNADISKEKEVKELKEIKENMDDIPDVVKEALRCKHLNKLRNPSTRRKSWRSKDLIKRSLSTSDLEASLDKISPDIPLRTYTLGLPKLNKNLHINYDIDMLPNKLSEKNIFHTITDPCYPVFRSDGLPVSQALYEQYIASHYEELKDDSTTINNYTDNRFLNLSDSLNKLSKTNNESAAGDIKKDETAASFNMELDNKSKQESNRKAMSLPLKPLNILDNDDKRKSEPECNNEYNLLQKRKLEGLQLTPLMSKLTLLADERTSGFCSKETTPSEFRDIFGFSSATNQLLKQKLEAVSKETDKENESKLDESECIGATKDESNIVQIELFLCGHQNMVLVLLMENGTANNPDLIHSLWQTCIKTLGRLESQLQQCLDPLPSNENKELYSILSVDAEWDTIHRSGLWGVTELDIVSCLHDRFKQASNLTDVIVRTEDAVVFGNQCGQIEVFYQQAVAPNISGGLPTPADLMGTISLKAKRRLERDHGIVLL
- the LOC127067638 gene encoding uncharacterized protein LOC127067638 isoform X1, with product MSLFKSLIFVKENGDFKLVEMMIVFVFDTSRCCKEEDDPAEAVMYFHPAWVSPTQRLALAGQLMGVNQFLATSFSPPHSISLQGGKFVFKKFGQYILAVGTDRNIHDWVLERRANTLESILKFFHCDLVKISESFNNDRNKFTEKLYQMFETYLPILQYSANLFSNIPVIKLPKSASNIFLEAIQILQYCQETNGIMGGALFYNNKVVATQLSADLTKQIVIMDPYRIKAPAERVDTEFHLPVGVQLLRVYIQEKQYTKLVQEANNERYFNSYLDSMAQKFSSQKKTMRKNSMKEPHLTKRDTSRIFTVPEEGELEPMHCNNGATSISSLPITAYSSPVKRKQEYKIEGYECTNPQTPSVCSTPLKDVNRVLHGSAVLICNMNDNADISKEKEVKELKEIKENMDDIPDVVKEALRCKHLNKLRNPSTRRKSWRSKDLIKRSLSTSDLEASLDKISPDIPLRTYTLGLPKLNKNLHINYDIDMLPNKLSEKNIFHTITDPCYPVFRSDGLPVSQALYEQYIASHYEELKDDSTTINNYTDNRFLNLSDSLNKLSKTNNESAAGDIKKDETAASFNMELDNKSKQESNRKAMSLPLKPLNILDNDDKRKSEPECNNEYNLLQKRKLEGLQLTPLMSKLTLLADERTSGFCSKETTPSEFRDIFGFSSATNQLLKQKLEAVSKETDKENESKLDESECIGATKDESNIVQIELFLCGHQNMVLVLLMENGTANNPDLIHSLWQTCIKTLGRLESQLQQCLDPLPSNENKELYSILSVDAEWDTIHRSGLWGVTELDIVSCLHDRFKQASNLTDVIVRTEDAVVFGNQCGQIEVFYQQAVAPNISGGLPTPADLMGTISLKAKRRLERDHGIVLL